In Streptomyces sp. NBC_00414, a single window of DNA contains:
- a CDS encoding vWA domain-containing protein: MTAVEVPLFDRAEFGVRLGAELRRAGVAVTPERSVRFLEALRLLPPVDRTALYWTARVAFVTGREQVGAFDRVFDTVFGGLPRSVSLFVRQDRGRPVPGAGAEPDPVTGRASVPPGAGPDAGAAPLPSGALDAVPDRDSDRTRKAGRDRRTEALPSVGSAAEVLGHKDFAALDAGELAEVDRLLALLVLRTPLRRGRRQETGRRGRRVDLRRTLRAGQRTGGEAMTLARSRDRLRRRQLVLLCDVSRSMEPYTRAYLRLFPRAAAGGTAEAFVFATRLTRLTPVLRHTGPSGVDAALHRVGAAASDWSGGTRIGHALAEFNNRYGRRGMARGAVVVVFSDGWEGEDPGAVGREMSRLARLAHRIVWVNPRRAAPGYVPRTGGMAAALPHCDAFVSGHSLMALTEVIEAIGDDGSRRAGRR, translated from the coding sequence ATGACCGCGGTGGAGGTTCCGCTCTTCGACCGGGCCGAGTTCGGGGTCCGGCTGGGCGCGGAACTGCGCCGTGCCGGGGTGGCGGTGACACCGGAGCGGTCGGTGCGGTTCCTGGAGGCGCTGCGTCTGCTGCCGCCGGTGGACCGTACGGCGCTGTACTGGACGGCCCGGGTGGCCTTCGTGACGGGGCGCGAACAGGTCGGTGCGTTCGACCGGGTCTTCGACACGGTCTTCGGAGGCCTTCCGCGTTCCGTGTCGCTCTTCGTGCGGCAGGATCGCGGGCGGCCGGTGCCGGGGGCGGGGGCCGAGCCGGATCCCGTGACCGGGCGGGCTTCGGTGCCGCCCGGCGCCGGTCCGGACGCCGGCGCCGCACCGCTGCCGAGCGGTGCGCTCGACGCCGTGCCGGACCGAGACTCCGACCGCACGCGGAAGGCGGGCCGGGACCGGCGGACCGAGGCGCTGCCCAGCGTGGGCAGCGCGGCCGAGGTTCTCGGGCACAAGGACTTCGCCGCTCTCGACGCGGGTGAACTGGCCGAAGTCGACCGGCTGCTCGCCCTGTTGGTGCTGCGGACGCCGTTGCGCCGCGGTCGCCGGCAGGAGACCGGTCGGCGCGGGCGCCGCGTCGACCTGCGCCGTACCCTCCGGGCCGGACAGCGCACGGGTGGCGAGGCGATGACGCTGGCCCGCAGCCGCGACCGGTTGCGGCGGCGGCAGTTGGTGCTGCTGTGCGACGTCTCCCGCTCCATGGAACCGTACACACGCGCCTACCTGCGGCTCTTTCCGCGCGCCGCGGCCGGGGGCACGGCCGAGGCGTTCGTCTTCGCCACCCGGCTCACCCGGCTCACGCCGGTGCTGCGGCACACCGGGCCGTCCGGGGTGGACGCCGCGCTCCACCGGGTGGGCGCCGCAGCGTCCGACTGGTCGGGCGGCACCCGGATCGGCCACGCGCTGGCCGAGTTCAACAACCGGTACGGCCGCCGGGGCATGGCGCGCGGGGCGGTGGTGGTGGTCTTCTCCGACGGGTGGGAGGGCGAGGATCCCGGCGCGGTCGGGCGTGAGATGTCCCGCCTCGCGCGGCTCGCCCATCGGATCGTCTGGGTCAACCCGCGCAGGGCGGCGCCCGGTTACGTCCCGCGCACCGGCGGTATGGCCGCCGCCCTCCCCCACTGCGACGCCTTCGTGAGCGGGCACAGCCTCATGGCCCTCACCGAGGTGATCGAGGCGATCGGGGACGACGGCAGCCGACGGGCCGGCCGGCGGTGA
- a CDS encoding AAA family ATPase: MSEYVERCLPGVGSLRAALDALGYLADDGLVTALFLALRLPQPLLLEGEAGVGKTEAAKSVAAILGSPLIRLQCYDGLDAAEALYEWNYPRQLLGIRLAEARHEQIGEADLFSEAYLLRRPVLAALSHPGPAPAVLLIDEIDRADDDFEAFLLEVLAEAAVTIPELGTVRAKVPPVVLLTSNRTRDLHDALKRRCLYHWIDYPETERLVGIVRRRVPGTSHELAVSVAAAVRRLRALELQKAPGIAETIDWLSALKLLDVDVLDAGVAGSTLGSLLKYREDQDSVRERGLDWLVAGRRP, from the coding sequence GTGAGCGAGTACGTCGAGCGCTGCCTCCCGGGCGTCGGGAGTCTGCGCGCCGCGCTGGACGCGCTGGGCTATCTCGCCGACGACGGCCTGGTGACCGCCCTCTTCCTCGCGCTGCGACTCCCCCAGCCGCTGCTCCTTGAGGGCGAGGCCGGCGTCGGCAAGACCGAGGCGGCCAAGTCCGTGGCCGCCATCCTGGGCAGCCCGCTGATCAGACTGCAGTGCTACGACGGACTGGACGCGGCCGAGGCGCTGTACGAGTGGAACTATCCCCGCCAGCTGCTCGGCATCCGGCTCGCCGAGGCGCGGCACGAACAGATCGGCGAGGCCGACCTGTTCAGCGAGGCGTACCTGCTGCGCCGGCCCGTGCTCGCCGCGCTCAGCCATCCCGGCCCCGCGCCCGCCGTCCTGCTCATCGACGAGATCGACCGCGCCGACGACGACTTCGAGGCGTTCCTGCTGGAAGTGCTCGCGGAGGCCGCCGTCACCATTCCGGAGCTCGGGACCGTCCGGGCCAAGGTGCCGCCCGTCGTGCTGCTGACCTCCAACCGCACGCGGGATCTCCACGACGCGCTGAAACGCCGGTGCCTGTACCACTGGATCGACTATCCGGAGACCGAGCGGCTCGTCGGGATCGTACGCCGCCGGGTCCCCGGGACGTCACATGAGCTGGCGGTCTCGGTCGCGGCGGCCGTACGGCGGCTGCGGGCGCTGGAGCTGCAGAAGGCACCGGGCATCGCCGAGACCATCGACTGGCTCTCCGCGCTGAAGCTGCTCGACGTGGACGTCCTGGACGCGGGGGTCGCCGGGAGCACCCTCGGTTCGCTGCTGAAGTACCGGGAGGACCAGGACTCGGTGCGCGAACGCGGTCTGGACTGGCTGGTCGCGGGCCGTCGGCCATGA
- a CDS encoding XdhC family protein, with translation MSPVAPPPPGMLEARMAELTGRHVPFVKATVVRARRPASARPGDTALVLADGRIEGFVGGVCAEATVRVQALRTLRSGESLLLRISPEETADGTGEPVVEEGAVSVSNPCLSGGELEIFLEPLRPAPRVLVFGESPIARAVLAFGPVLGYAITSVSGADVLGAGTLAGTRAVVIASHGRDEERLLIAAVRAGVPYIGLVASPRRGAAVLAGLGPELDEEQRARVRTPAGLWIGARTPGEIALSILAEVVRAVRSPVPGADDAEGVEAAAVAVPVTAVDPVCGMEVAAAEAGTPYSDAGGGRQWFCCAACREAYEKDPARYARAEAETGAGTS, from the coding sequence ATGAGTCCCGTCGCACCACCGCCTCCCGGGATGCTGGAGGCCCGCATGGCCGAACTGACGGGACGTCATGTGCCGTTCGTGAAGGCCACCGTGGTACGCGCCCGCCGTCCGGCGAGCGCGCGCCCTGGCGACACCGCGCTGGTCCTCGCGGACGGCAGGATCGAGGGTTTCGTCGGAGGGGTCTGCGCGGAGGCCACCGTACGGGTCCAGGCGCTGCGGACCCTGCGCAGCGGCGAGTCCCTGCTGCTGCGCATCTCACCTGAGGAGACCGCGGACGGCACCGGGGAACCGGTCGTCGAGGAGGGCGCGGTCAGCGTCTCCAACCCCTGTCTGTCCGGCGGCGAGCTGGAGATCTTCCTGGAACCCCTGCGGCCCGCACCGCGCGTGCTGGTGTTCGGCGAGTCCCCCATCGCCCGCGCCGTGCTCGCCTTCGGACCGGTGCTCGGCTACGCGATCACGTCGGTGTCCGGTGCCGACGTGCTCGGCGCCGGGACTCTTGCCGGGACCCGGGCCGTGGTGATCGCCTCGCACGGCCGCGACGAGGAGCGGCTCCTGATCGCGGCGGTACGGGCCGGGGTGCCGTACATCGGGCTCGTCGCCAGTCCCCGGCGCGGGGCGGCGGTGCTGGCCGGGCTCGGTCCCGAACTCGACGAGGAGCAGCGGGCCCGCGTCCGCACCCCGGCGGGGCTGTGGATCGGAGCGCGTACTCCCGGTGAGATCGCGCTGTCGATCCTCGCGGAGGTCGTGCGGGCGGTGCGCTCGCCGGTACCGGGAGCGGACGACGCGGAAGGGGTGGAAGCGGCAGCCGTGGCCGTCCCGGTCACCGCCGTCGACCCGGTGTGCGGGATGGAGGTCGCCGCCGCGGAAGCCGGCACCCCGTATTCCGACGCGGGCGGCGGCCGGCAGTGGTTCTGCTGCGCCGCCTGCCGCGAGGCGTACGAGAAGGACCCCGCCCGTTACGCGCGGGCCGAGGCGGAGACAGGAGCCGGAACTTCGTGA
- a CDS encoding aerobic carbon-monoxide dehydrogenase large subunit encodes MTTVDEPPVPPRQQENGHERPIGFGRMKRKEDPRFVRGKGRYVDDIQLPGMLHGAVLRSPFAHARILSVDTSAAEAHPKVKAVITGETLAGLGLDWMPTLSMDTQAVLATDKVRFQGQEVAFVVAEDHYAARDAIELIDVDYEPLDPVVNARHALDPDAPVIRDDLEGRTDNHVFDWEAGDSAATDEVFARADVVVEQTMLYPRVHPAPLETCGAVASMDPVDGKLTLYSTTQAPHAHRTLYAMVAGIPEHKIRVVAPDIGGGFGNKVGIYPGYVCAIVGSIVTGRPVKWMEDRSENLMSTSFARDYHMAGEIAATRDGRILGVRVKVLADHGAFNSTAQPTKYPAGFFHIFTGSYDIEAAHCKVTGVYTNKAPGGVAYACSFRVTEAVYLIERLVDCLADELGADPAELRMRNLLRPEQFPYENKTGWTYDSGDYPACLRKAMDLAGYEELRKEQSEKRARGELMGIGLSFFTETVGAGPRKHMDILGLGMADGCELRVHPTGKAVVRLSVQTQGQGHETTFAQIVAEELGIPPEDIDVVHGDTDRTPFGLGTYGSRSTPVSGAAAAVVARKVRDKARIIAGAMLEVAPDDLEWTKGRWSVKGDPAMTKTIQEIALAAHGSLELPDGIEGHLEATTVYNPPSMTYPFGAYVCVVDVDPGTGSVKVRRFVAVDDCGTRINPMIIEGQVHGGLADGIGMALMEIIGFDEDGNCLSGSFMDYLLPTALEVPAWELDHTVTPSPHHPFGAKGIGESATVGSPPAVVNAVLDAIGARHADMPLTPSRVWQALQGGEVEAPQ; translated from the coding sequence ATGACCACCGTCGACGAACCCCCGGTGCCGCCGCGGCAACAGGAGAACGGGCACGAGCGGCCCATCGGCTTCGGCCGGATGAAGCGCAAGGAGGACCCCCGCTTCGTACGCGGCAAGGGCCGCTACGTCGATGACATCCAGCTGCCCGGCATGCTGCACGGGGCGGTCCTGCGCAGCCCGTTCGCGCACGCCCGCATCCTGTCCGTCGACACGTCCGCCGCCGAGGCGCACCCCAAGGTCAAGGCGGTGATCACCGGCGAGACGCTGGCCGGGCTCGGGCTCGACTGGATGCCGACGCTGTCGATGGACACGCAGGCCGTGCTCGCCACCGACAAGGTCCGCTTCCAGGGCCAGGAGGTCGCGTTCGTCGTCGCCGAGGACCACTACGCGGCACGCGACGCGATCGAACTGATCGACGTCGACTACGAGCCGCTGGACCCGGTGGTCAACGCCCGGCACGCCCTGGACCCCGACGCGCCCGTCATCCGGGACGACCTGGAAGGACGTACGGACAACCACGTCTTCGACTGGGAGGCGGGCGACAGCGCGGCCACCGACGAGGTGTTCGCGCGGGCCGACGTCGTCGTCGAGCAGACCATGCTCTATCCGAGGGTCCACCCGGCCCCGCTGGAGACCTGCGGAGCGGTCGCCTCGATGGATCCGGTCGACGGCAAACTGACCCTCTACTCCACCACCCAGGCACCGCACGCCCACCGGACCCTCTACGCGATGGTGGCCGGCATCCCCGAGCACAAGATCCGGGTCGTGGCCCCGGACATCGGCGGCGGTTTCGGCAACAAGGTCGGCATCTATCCGGGGTACGTCTGTGCGATCGTCGGGTCGATCGTCACCGGGCGGCCCGTGAAGTGGATGGAGGACCGCTCCGAGAACCTGATGAGCACGTCCTTCGCCCGCGACTACCACATGGCCGGCGAGATCGCGGCGACCCGGGACGGAAGGATCCTGGGCGTGCGGGTCAAGGTCCTCGCCGACCACGGCGCCTTCAACTCCACGGCGCAGCCCACCAAGTACCCGGCCGGCTTCTTCCACATCTTCACCGGCTCGTACGACATCGAGGCCGCGCACTGCAAGGTCACGGGCGTCTACACCAACAAGGCACCCGGCGGGGTCGCGTACGCCTGCTCCTTCCGGGTCACCGAGGCGGTCTATCTCATCGAGCGCCTGGTGGACTGCCTGGCCGACGAACTGGGCGCGGATCCGGCCGAGTTGAGGATGCGCAACCTGCTGCGCCCGGAGCAGTTCCCCTACGAGAACAAGACCGGCTGGACGTACGACTCCGGCGACTACCCCGCCTGTCTGCGCAAGGCCATGGACCTCGCGGGCTACGAGGAACTGCGCAAGGAGCAGAGCGAGAAGCGCGCCCGGGGCGAACTCATGGGCATCGGGCTCTCGTTCTTCACCGAGACGGTCGGCGCCGGGCCGCGCAAGCACATGGACATCCTCGGTCTCGGCATGGCGGACGGCTGTGAACTGCGCGTCCATCCGACCGGCAAGGCGGTCGTCCGGCTGAGCGTGCAGACCCAGGGGCAGGGCCACGAGACGACGTTCGCGCAGATCGTCGCCGAGGAACTGGGCATCCCGCCCGAGGACATCGACGTCGTGCACGGCGACACCGACCGGACACCGTTCGGGCTCGGCACGTACGGCAGCCGCTCCACACCCGTGTCGGGGGCCGCGGCGGCCGTGGTGGCGCGCAAGGTGCGGGACAAGGCGCGGATCATCGCGGGCGCGATGCTGGAGGTCGCCCCGGACGATCTCGAATGGACGAAGGGCCGCTGGTCGGTCAAGGGCGACCCGGCGATGACGAAAACGATCCAGGAGATCGCGCTCGCGGCACACGGCTCACTGGAGCTGCCGGACGGCATCGAGGGCCACCTGGAGGCGACGACCGTCTACAACCCGCCCAGCATGACGTACCCGTTCGGCGCGTACGTCTGTGTGGTCGACGTCGATCCCGGCACGGGCTCGGTCAAGGTGCGGCGGTTCGTCGCGGTGGACGACTGCGGGACCCGTATCAACCCGATGATCATCGAGGGGCAGGTGCACGGCGGTCTCGCCGACGGCATCGGGATGGCGCTGATGGAGATCATCGGCTTCGACGAGGACGGCAACTGTCTCTCCGGGTCCTTCATGGACTACCTGCTGCCGACCGCGCTGGAAGTACCCGCCTGGGAGCTGGACCACACCGTCACACCGTCCCCGCACCATCCGTTCGGGGCGAAGGGCATCGGCGAGTCCGCGACCGTCGGTTCACCGCCGGCCGTCGTCAACGCGGTCCTCGACGCCATCGGCGCACGCCACGCCGACATGCCGCTGACCCCGAGCCGGGTGTGGCAGGCGCTGCAGGGCGGCGAGGTGGAGGCACCGCAATGA
- a CDS encoding (2Fe-2S)-binding protein codes for MRITVKVNGEDRTREVEPRHLLVRFLRDDLGLTGTHWGCDTSNCGTCVVLMDGEPVKSCTVLAAMAAGHEIRTVEDLADGDRLDPVQRGFIEQHGLQCGFCTPGMMLTGRALLDRNPDPSDQEIREAISGQLCRCTGYLNIVRSIQWAAREEAAATPEGTATAPATTTGSRT; via the coding sequence ATGCGGATCACCGTCAAGGTCAACGGCGAGGACCGGACCCGGGAGGTCGAGCCCCGCCATCTGCTGGTGCGCTTCCTCCGTGACGACCTGGGGCTGACGGGCACGCACTGGGGCTGCGACACCAGCAACTGCGGCACCTGTGTGGTGCTGATGGACGGCGAGCCGGTGAAGAGCTGCACGGTCCTGGCGGCGATGGCGGCCGGTCATGAGATCCGTACGGTCGAGGACCTGGCGGACGGCGACCGGCTCGACCCCGTGCAGCGGGGTTTCATCGAGCAGCACGGCCTGCAGTGCGGGTTCTGCACGCCGGGCATGATGCTGACCGGCCGGGCGCTCCTGGACCGCAACCCGGATCCGTCCGACCAGGAGATCCGTGAGGCGATCTCGGGCCAGCTGTGCCGGTGCACCGGCTATCTGAACATCGTCAGGTCCATCCAGTGGGCGGCCAGGGAAGAGGCCGCGGCCACCCCCGAGGGCACGGCCACCGCTCCGGCCACGACCACGGGGAGCCGGACATGA
- a CDS encoding FAD binding domain-containing protein, producing the protein MQVPASFDYRRAASVDEALELLRRYGEEARVVAGGHSLLPMMKLRLAGPELLVDINDLHELDHIERVGEELHIGALTRHRTLLESSLVGRHFPIVHDAERVIADPPVRNRGTIGGSLCQADPSEDLSAVCGALHARVVIRGESGERVVPMADFHQGPYETAVGVGEMLVQIRIPVLPGAGSAYEKVERKAGDWAVAAAGVALTLREGRIADAGVGLAAVGAGALNLDAVQELLNGGEPAESLYEEAGRLASASCSPVTDGRGSAEYKRHLAGELTRRALRRAVARAAGATTAREA; encoded by the coding sequence GTGCAGGTACCCGCTTCGTTCGACTACCGGCGCGCGGCGAGCGTGGACGAGGCGCTGGAGCTACTGCGGCGCTACGGCGAGGAGGCCCGGGTCGTGGCCGGCGGTCACAGCCTGCTGCCGATGATGAAACTGCGCCTCGCCGGGCCCGAACTCCTCGTCGACATCAACGACCTGCACGAACTGGACCACATCGAGAGGGTCGGCGAGGAGCTGCACATCGGCGCCCTCACCCGGCACCGCACCCTCCTGGAATCGTCGCTGGTCGGCCGCCACTTCCCCATCGTCCATGACGCGGAGAGGGTGATCGCCGACCCGCCGGTCCGCAACCGGGGCACGATCGGCGGCTCCCTGTGCCAGGCGGACCCGTCGGAGGACCTGTCCGCGGTGTGCGGGGCACTGCACGCCCGCGTCGTGATCCGCGGCGAGAGCGGCGAACGGGTCGTGCCCATGGCCGACTTCCACCAGGGCCCGTACGAGACCGCGGTGGGCGTCGGCGAGATGCTGGTCCAGATACGGATCCCGGTCCTGCCGGGGGCGGGGAGCGCGTACGAGAAGGTCGAGCGGAAGGCCGGTGACTGGGCCGTCGCCGCCGCGGGGGTCGCACTGACCCTGCGCGAGGGGCGGATCGCCGACGCGGGCGTGGGCCTGGCGGCGGTGGGCGCCGGTGCGCTGAACCTCGACGCGGTCCAGGAGCTGCTGAACGGCGGCGAGCCGGCCGAGTCGTTGTACGAGGAGGCCGGCCGGCTGGCCTCCGCGAGCTGTTCGCCGGTCACCGACGGCCGGGGCAGCGCCGAGTACAAGCGGCACCTGGCCGGCGAACTCACCAGGCGGGCCCTGCGGCGAGCCGTCGCACGGGCCGCCGGGGCCACCACGGCAAGGGAGGCGTGA
- a CDS encoding LysR family transcriptional regulator: MTLTQLRAFVTVARLGSVKGAAQSLGVTEAAVSGAVAALRRELGDVLFIRAAGGISLTPGGSRLAAGAAEIVGLAEETRHRVRQASSGTAHLRVASTEAGVEQVLPALLTAFGRRQPDLDVESLAVPVAVFGDLLRDRRADVTIGPAPHPGPAVESIPFLRFQLAVVAAPDHPLRNRQRLVPAQLAQEPWLLGPAGLDPDTLSGAFLAHIGVEATDAKAFPSVTASLNAVAAGAGLSVAFLHVVRDDLRRGALVRLDVAGARLGGILYASALTGERRSTTATALCRFVTTPAATQAVLTRSNGVPMNEFRPPVHVTIWS; encoded by the coding sequence ATGACGCTGACTCAGCTGCGCGCGTTCGTCACAGTGGCCCGCCTGGGCTCCGTGAAGGGCGCCGCCCAGTCCCTCGGTGTCACCGAGGCGGCCGTCTCCGGAGCGGTCGCCGCGCTCCGCCGCGAACTGGGCGACGTGCTCTTCATCCGGGCCGCCGGCGGGATCAGCCTCACCCCGGGCGGCAGCCGGCTGGCCGCGGGGGCCGCCGAGATCGTCGGACTCGCCGAGGAGACCCGGCACCGGGTCCGCCAGGCGAGTTCCGGCACCGCCCACCTGCGCGTGGCGTCCACCGAGGCCGGCGTCGAGCAGGTGCTGCCCGCGCTGCTCACGGCCTTCGGGCGCAGGCAGCCCGATCTGGACGTAGAGAGCCTCGCCGTACCGGTGGCCGTCTTCGGCGACCTGCTCCGCGACCGCCGTGCCGATGTCACGATCGGTCCGGCCCCGCATCCGGGACCGGCCGTCGAGTCGATACCGTTCCTGCGCTTCCAGCTGGCCGTCGTCGCCGCACCGGACCATCCGCTGCGAAACCGGCAACGGCTGGTCCCCGCCCAACTGGCCCAGGAACCATGGCTGCTCGGCCCCGCCGGGCTCGATCCGGACACCCTGTCCGGCGCCTTCCTCGCCCACATCGGTGTCGAGGCCACCGACGCCAAGGCGTTCCCGAGCGTCACGGCCTCGCTCAACGCGGTGGCCGCCGGGGCCGGCCTGTCCGTGGCCTTCCTGCACGTCGTGCGCGACGACCTGCGGCGCGGGGCACTGGTCCGGCTCGACGTCGCGGGCGCCCGGCTGGGCGGGATCCTGTACGCGAGCGCGCTCACCGGTGAACGGCGGTCGACGACGGCCACCGCGCTGTGCCGCTTCGTGACGACACCGGCCGCGACGCAGGCGGTGCTGACCCGCTCCAACGGGGTTCCCATGAACGAGTTCCGTCCGCCTGTCCACGTCACGATCTGGAGCTGA
- a CDS encoding SRPBCC family protein, with protein sequence MDFTNEFRVNLPPGEAWDVLTDVERIAPCMPGAQLTGVDGNAYNGVVKVKVGPMTVQYKGVVSFEEKDEAGRTAVLHARGRDTRGQGNADAWVTARLVPDGDGTRVTVDTRLTITGRVAQFGKGMIEEISGRLLAQFVDNLEGRLAAERRRDAGSQSVPSAGPAVVPDAGPAGGPATGPGTTVPAAATADGPEENAPAAATAAAKEPAPAAPVAGPTAGSNGVGPAPAPAEPQPLDLMSVARGAVLKRALPAVLVLAVIVIALVVWLAR encoded by the coding sequence ATGGACTTCACCAACGAGTTCCGAGTGAACCTGCCGCCCGGCGAGGCCTGGGACGTACTGACCGACGTGGAGCGGATCGCTCCCTGCATGCCGGGTGCCCAGCTCACCGGCGTGGACGGGAATGCCTACAACGGCGTCGTGAAGGTCAAGGTCGGCCCCATGACCGTCCAGTACAAGGGGGTCGTCTCCTTCGAGGAGAAGGACGAGGCGGGGCGTACGGCGGTGCTGCACGCGCGGGGCCGTGACACCCGCGGCCAGGGCAACGCCGATGCCTGGGTCACCGCCCGGCTCGTCCCGGACGGCGACGGAACGCGGGTGACGGTGGACACCCGGCTCACCATCACGGGCCGGGTCGCGCAGTTCGGCAAGGGGATGATCGAGGAGATCAGCGGGCGGCTGCTCGCCCAGTTCGTCGACAACCTGGAGGGCCGGCTCGCCGCGGAGAGGCGCCGGGACGCCGGCTCGCAGTCCGTGCCGAGCGCCGGTCCCGCCGTGGTGCCGGACGCCGGCCCGGCGGGCGGACCGGCCACCGGGCCGGGAACCACGGTGCCGGCCGCCGCCACCGCGGACGGCCCGGAGGAGAACGCCCCCGCCGCCGCGACCGCAGCCGCGAAGGAGCCTGCCCCGGCGGCCCCGGTGGCTGGGCCCACCGCCGGGTCGAACGGCGTCGGCCCCGCACCCGCCCCGGCCGAGCCACAGCCCCTGGACCTGATGAGCGTCGCCCGGGGCGCCGTCCTCAAGCGCGCCCTGCCGGCGGTGCTGGTTCTGGCCGTGATCGTCATCGCCCTGGTGGTGTGGCTCGCGCGCTAG
- a CDS encoding GNAT family N-acetyltransferase — protein MNDIRTPRLLLRRWRDDDLVPMSEIHADPTVMQWIGDGRPRSLEETAEDIEAWEEEWDEEGFGIFAVELLGSGELAGAVGLYVADSPPEIADRIAIGWRLGRVYWGQGYASEAAHAALEFALQDRGIDRVVAAPRPGDSASANVLDKLGMKMEGAAQDPVHGHDLRLYSIDLTEFEV, from the coding sequence ATGAACGACATCCGTACCCCCCGCCTCCTGCTGCGCCGCTGGCGGGACGACGACCTCGTGCCCATGTCCGAGATCCACGCCGACCCGACGGTCATGCAATGGATCGGCGACGGCCGCCCGCGCTCCCTGGAGGAGACCGCGGAGGACATCGAGGCGTGGGAGGAGGAGTGGGACGAGGAGGGTTTCGGGATCTTCGCCGTCGAACTCCTCGGCTCGGGAGAACTCGCCGGAGCGGTCGGCCTGTACGTCGCCGATTCCCCGCCCGAGATCGCGGACCGGATCGCCATCGGCTGGCGGCTGGGACGGGTCTACTGGGGACAGGGATACGCGTCGGAGGCCGCTCACGCCGCGCTTGAGTTCGCCCTCCAGGACCGCGGTATCGACCGGGTCGTCGCCGCGCCCCGGCCGGGTGACAGCGCGTCCGCGAACGTGCTGGACAAGCTCGGCATGAAGATGGAGGGCGCCGCGCAGGACCCGGTGCACGGACACGACCTGCGGCTCTACTCGATCGACCTGACGGAGTTCGAGGTCTGA
- a CDS encoding DUF4360 domain-containing protein, translating into MTGGLLLSGAIAALFATALPAHNPSGVIVDPPPDKIVINVATVNGSGCPQGTAAVAVSPDNTAFTVTYSDYLAQVGGNSDPTAFRKNCQLNLVVAVPGGFTYAIASADYRGFASLKAGATSTEKASYYFQGSSNTASITHPFRGPYDDNWQATDTTEWAQLVWAPCGVQRNFNINTEIRVNAGTSAPSSTSFMTMDSTDGELSTIYHLAWKECPSS; encoded by the coding sequence ATGACTGGTGGGCTGCTCCTGAGTGGCGCGATCGCCGCGCTGTTCGCCACCGCACTCCCCGCGCACAACCCGTCGGGCGTGATCGTCGACCCGCCCCCGGACAAGATCGTCATCAATGTCGCCACGGTGAACGGCTCCGGCTGTCCGCAGGGCACCGCCGCCGTCGCCGTGTCCCCGGACAACACCGCCTTCACGGTGACCTACAGCGACTATCTCGCCCAGGTCGGAGGCAACTCCGATCCCACCGCGTTCCGCAAGAACTGCCAGCTCAACCTGGTCGTCGCCGTGCCAGGGGGCTTCACGTACGCCATCGCCAGCGCGGACTACCGCGGCTTCGCCTCTCTCAAGGCGGGGGCGACCAGCACCGAGAAGGCCTCGTACTACTTCCAGGGCTCGTCGAACACGGCCTCCATCACCCATCCCTTCAGAGGCCCCTACGACGACAACTGGCAGGCCACGGACACCACGGAGTGGGCCCAACTGGTCTGGGCGCCCTGCGGTGTCCAGCGGAACTTCAACATCAACACCGAGATCCGTGTGAACGCGGGCACGTCCGCTCCCAGCAGCACCAGCTTCATGACCATGGACTCGACCGACGGTGAACTCAGCACCATCTACCACCTGGCATGGAAGGAGTGCCCCAGCTCCTGA